In one Gallaecimonas xiamenensis 3-C-1 genomic region, the following are encoded:
- a CDS encoding PQQ-dependent sugar dehydrogenase → MKALFWAWLALLPGLAQAITTEQAEVEVQTLVEGLDHPWGLAFMPDGRMLVTERSGQLRLVDKDGKLSDPIKGLPRIAVAGQGGLLDVAWYQGQVYFSYAEPGPRAGTNSTAVARARLEGDRLTGLEVIFRQAPKYGSNAHFGSRLAFAPDGNLFITLGERYSARDDAQRLDNHHGKVVRIAPDGSVPKDNPFVGKAGALPEIWSYGHRNMQGATIHPQTGALWTHEHGPQGGDEVNLDQGGNNYGWPVVTFGEEYGGGKIGQGQHQDGMTDPLHVWVPSIAPSGMAFYTGDKFPQWRGDLFIGSLKFMQLVRLELDGTQVVGEERMLMVPIGQRIRDVVQGPDGYLYLVTDHSNGRILRIKPANEA, encoded by the coding sequence ATGAAAGCATTGTTTTGGGCCTGGCTGGCCCTGCTGCCGGGACTGGCCCAGGCCATCACCACCGAGCAGGCTGAGGTAGAGGTACAGACCCTGGTTGAGGGCCTGGACCACCCCTGGGGCCTGGCCTTTATGCCGGACGGGCGCATGCTGGTTACCGAGCGCAGCGGCCAGCTGCGGCTGGTGGACAAAGACGGCAAGCTGAGCGACCCCATCAAGGGCCTGCCCCGTATCGCCGTGGCTGGCCAAGGAGGCCTGTTGGACGTGGCCTGGTATCAGGGCCAGGTCTATTTCAGTTATGCCGAGCCTGGTCCCAGGGCCGGCACCAACTCTACCGCCGTAGCCAGGGCCAGGCTGGAGGGGGACCGGCTCACCGGTCTTGAGGTGATCTTCCGCCAGGCTCCCAAGTACGGGTCCAACGCCCATTTCGGCTCAAGGCTGGCCTTCGCCCCGGACGGCAACCTCTTTATTACCTTGGGTGAGCGCTACAGCGCCAGGGACGACGCCCAGCGCCTGGACAACCACCATGGCAAGGTGGTGCGCATTGCCCCCGACGGCAGCGTTCCCAAAGACAACCCCTTTGTGGGCAAGGCTGGGGCTTTGCCGGAGATCTGGTCTTATGGCCACCGCAACATGCAGGGGGCGACCATCCACCCGCAAACCGGCGCCCTTTGGACCCACGAACACGGCCCCCAGGGAGGCGACGAGGTCAACCTGGACCAAGGGGGGAACAACTACGGCTGGCCTGTGGTGACCTTCGGTGAGGAATACGGCGGCGGCAAAATCGGCCAAGGCCAGCATCAGGACGGCATGACCGACCCCTTACATGTCTGGGTGCCGTCTATCGCCCCTTCCGGCATGGCGTTCTACACCGGCGACAAGTTCCCCCAATGGCGGGGTGACCTCTTTATCGGCTCCCTCAAGTTCATGCAACTGGTGCGCCTGGAGTTGGACGGCACCCAGGTGGTGGGAGAAGAGCGGATGCTGATGGTGCCCATAGGCCAGCG
- a CDS encoding NUDIX domain-containing protein, with amino-acid sequence MHEEWMVQVDDTDQPLARVLRSQFAFGRDIHRTTFIFVLDSQHRLCVQTRSPHKGYCPGLRDLAAGGVVDWQESYLDSAKRELAEELGIEAPLVLMGKFRHKSAGNYSFATVYGCRHDGPISPQDDEVTGYEWLALDKVLASPGPAFTPDSLDAFGRFKGFLPYL; translated from the coding sequence ATGCATGAGGAATGGATGGTCCAGGTGGACGACACCGACCAGCCCCTGGCCCGGGTGCTGCGCAGCCAGTTCGCCTTTGGCCGCGACATCCACCGCACCACCTTTATCTTTGTCCTCGACAGCCAGCATCGCCTCTGCGTGCAGACCCGCTCCCCACACAAGGGATATTGTCCGGGCCTAAGGGATCTCGCCGCCGGCGGCGTGGTGGACTGGCAGGAAAGCTACCTGGACTCGGCCAAACGGGAACTGGCCGAAGAGCTGGGTATAGAAGCCCCCCTGGTGCTGATGGGCAAGTTTCGCCATAAAAGCGCCGGCAACTACAGCTTTGCCACTGTCTACGGTTGCCGCCATGACGGCCCCATCAGCCCCCAGGACGACGAAGTGACCGGCTATGAATGGCTGGCCCTCGACAAGGTGCTGGCCAGCCCCGGCCCCGCCTTTACCCCCGACAGCCTCGACGCCTTTGGCCGTTTTAAAGGATTTTTGCCCTACCTATGA
- a CDS encoding DUF3103 family protein: MKKTVLFSLVAALCTAPALAANADRQLALDLAQSLPQWQPAKVSADYAVPLTSLVKNRHLDSLAAQAQSREQASLQRRGLQGEVDNLLQVRLAHPSMKAALDKGQQPLVAYVPDGDESQWSAVEAFAADGTSRMLDVHQLPDQPVFVLGQDGRKAQQAGLKLVRRALADAGLSAPVSTQATAPLSTTLIQSIRAKDDQEPWLLGNAEVFAVVAGIDPFADEPQVDIVDLPYLDDEDKTYYPNQILVYWDRYRWGAADVVFFEQDSDYNFQELAGLLVNVLGQALAAGGVPEALPFAQLGQQIIKAMPANWFTNDDDYMDAFYTLEQNQVYSNYPGASGNITLNLVPKTINPTQ; encoded by the coding sequence ATGAAAAAGACTGTGCTTTTTTCCCTGGTGGCTGCCCTGTGCACCGCCCCCGCCCTGGCGGCCAACGCCGACCGTCAGTTGGCCCTGGATCTGGCCCAAAGCCTGCCCCAATGGCAGCCGGCCAAGGTCAGTGCCGACTATGCCGTTCCCCTGACTAGCCTGGTGAAAAACCGCCACCTGGACAGCCTGGCCGCCCAGGCCCAGAGCCGCGAGCAGGCCAGCTTGCAGCGCCGTGGCCTGCAAGGGGAGGTGGACAACCTGTTGCAGGTGCGCCTGGCCCATCCCAGCATGAAAGCCGCCCTGGACAAGGGCCAGCAGCCGCTGGTGGCTTACGTGCCGGACGGTGACGAGTCCCAGTGGAGCGCCGTTGAGGCTTTTGCCGCCGACGGCACCAGCCGCATGCTCGACGTCCACCAACTGCCTGACCAGCCGGTATTCGTGCTGGGCCAGGACGGCCGTAAGGCCCAGCAGGCTGGCCTCAAACTGGTGCGCCGGGCCCTGGCGGACGCCGGTCTTAGTGCCCCTGTGAGCACCCAGGCCACGGCGCCCCTGTCCACCACCCTTATCCAGTCCATCAGGGCCAAGGACGACCAGGAGCCCTGGCTGCTGGGCAACGCCGAGGTCTTTGCGGTGGTAGCGGGCATAGACCCCTTCGCCGACGAGCCCCAGGTGGACATCGTCGACCTGCCCTATCTGGATGACGAGGACAAGACCTACTACCCCAACCAGATCCTGGTGTACTGGGACAGGTACCGCTGGGGTGCGGCGGACGTGGTGTTCTTCGAGCAGGACTCGGACTACAACTTCCAGGAACTGGCCGGCCTGCTGGTCAATGTCCTGGGCCAAGCCCTGGCTGCCGGTGGCGTGCCCGAAGCGCTGCCCTTCGCCCAACTGGGCCAGCAGATCATCAAGGCCATGCCGGCCAATTGGTTTACCAATGACGATGACTACATGGACGCCTTCTACACCCTGGAGCAGAACCAGGTGTACAGCAACTACCCCGGGGCCTCGGGCAACATCACCCTCAACCTGGTGCCCAAGACCATCAACCCCACCCAGTAA
- a CDS encoding LysR family transcriptional regulator ArgP — MQLDPKHLAALAAVVEQGSFEQAARWLSLTQGSISLRIRALEERLGGPVVVRSQPIRLTELGQVLYRHYQELQLLSAELAARLPQLNDERPRIRIALNADSLATWFLDAVAQVKDKLLVDLQVSDQDVTHEKLKDGEVLAAVSAFGQAVQGCNANFLGAMPYTAIASPDYASEYFPKGPTSDAFRQATAMVYGHHDRLLLQFLNPWQLKDGDFPVHTMPAAQSFVDAAIKGLAWTLVPVWQAQEALDSGKVVELTPKDRIKVRLYWHHRRLDAGPLQSLTEAVMAATLPLRK, encoded by the coding sequence ATGCAGCTGGATCCCAAACACCTGGCGGCCCTGGCCGCCGTCGTCGAGCAAGGTTCCTTCGAACAGGCCGCCCGTTGGCTAAGCCTGACCCAAGGCTCCATTTCCCTGCGTATCCGCGCCCTGGAAGAACGGCTGGGTGGCCCTGTGGTGGTGCGCAGCCAGCCCATACGCCTGACCGAACTGGGCCAGGTGCTCTACCGTCATTACCAGGAGCTGCAGCTGCTGTCGGCGGAGCTGGCGGCGCGCCTGCCCCAGCTTAACGACGAGCGGCCCCGCATCCGTATTGCCCTTAACGCCGACAGCCTGGCCACCTGGTTTTTGGACGCCGTGGCCCAGGTCAAGGACAAGCTGCTGGTGGACCTGCAGGTTTCCGACCAGGACGTGACCCACGAGAAGCTCAAGGACGGGGAAGTGCTGGCGGCGGTCAGCGCCTTCGGCCAGGCGGTGCAGGGCTGCAACGCCAACTTCCTGGGGGCCATGCCCTACACCGCCATCGCCAGTCCCGACTACGCCAGCGAATATTTCCCCAAGGGCCCCACCAGCGACGCCTTTCGCCAGGCCACCGCCATGGTCTACGGCCACCATGACCGCCTGTTGTTGCAGTTCCTCAACCCCTGGCAGCTTAAAGACGGCGACTTCCCGGTGCACACCATGCCGGCGGCCCAAAGCTTTGTGGACGCCGCCATCAAGGGCCTGGCCTGGACTTTGGTACCGGTCTGGCAGGCTCAGGAGGCCCTGGACAGCGGCAAGGTGGTGGAACTGACCCCCAAGGACCGCATCAAGGTGCGGCTCTATTGGCATCATCGCCGCCTGGACGCCGGCCCCTTGCAGTCCCTGACCGAGGCGGTGATGGCCGCTACCTTGCCCCTGCGTAAATAA
- a CDS encoding helix-turn-helix domain-containing protein, whose amino-acid sequence MAVSLQELGDQVKAARNDKGVSQEALAQTLGDGFNRSQIAHLEQGIRVPPEGVLADICTKLGVPKRYWEPFTDPEFRLRLDFEEAISELVGEPITLRFVDEHADKVANKYVQMYFSKGRSEQQSLDFINSILVFYDVTPMSREFFTKYLKVDSTKSPKDLLDGVREFQKEAIRLFSTFREAYREMNKTGGLELHRKPLEPRDLSEYHSREPWEEIELVPEVRLPDLGYISAKAAREEANERRVISDFLRETADRIEQEGKQIIEQYSTKKKLKMSSLLRKFESHLEHDFMSTLFSPDPNMLRREADVIAPKDTKDLDRIASTQAQAQRNLARYLAADYLDVYVATSMRVDADFISVNRFTQNLFCHPDVKKLNLRFFNPTQSWIDDRVAKGLVEALMLRRSQMTIYMAQKGDTFGKDSEASVALGQGKPVIVYVPKLTFKNIDSEIIGALPRSELERFITSEGSADDVESDPTMDQDALVSRLLTIRLEKINDSSLTTIVKEHWADFDLYGEDLRVGKEESSKGKLREVYRSWLDDIIKHDRNTPVPTAIKADVVGILVATSMRFEGRAKVFRDVHPLALQVIVSTGVLNGILVARSVDSCAKLIENLIKNDLEFELCPEAENYRLVERSTMSTARVISRHTLIKNSFSSFYSRENK is encoded by the coding sequence ATGGCTGTGTCACTTCAAGAGCTTGGCGATCAAGTTAAGGCGGCTAGGAATGATAAAGGAGTATCGCAAGAGGCTCTGGCGCAGACTTTAGGAGATGGATTTAATCGCTCTCAAATAGCCCATCTCGAACAGGGAATTCGAGTTCCACCCGAAGGTGTGCTTGCTGATATATGCACTAAGTTGGGTGTTCCTAAGAGATACTGGGAACCCTTTACGGACCCAGAGTTCAGGCTGAGGCTAGATTTTGAAGAAGCTATTTCGGAGTTGGTTGGTGAGCCAATTACTCTAAGATTCGTAGATGAACATGCTGATAAGGTTGCTAATAAGTATGTACAAATGTATTTCTCAAAAGGTCGAAGCGAGCAGCAGTCATTAGATTTTATAAATTCAATATTAGTTTTCTATGATGTGACACCGATGTCACGAGAGTTCTTTACCAAGTATTTGAAGGTCGATTCGACCAAATCACCCAAGGATCTTTTGGATGGTGTGAGAGAGTTTCAAAAGGAAGCTATAAGATTGTTTAGCACCTTCAGAGAAGCATACCGAGAAATGAACAAAACAGGTGGGCTTGAACTTCATCGTAAGCCTCTTGAGCCAAGGGATCTTTCTGAATATCACAGCAGAGAACCGTGGGAGGAAATAGAGTTAGTTCCCGAAGTAAGGCTTCCTGATTTAGGATATATTTCGGCGAAAGCTGCCAGGGAGGAAGCAAACGAAAGGCGGGTGATTTCTGACTTCTTGAGAGAGACCGCAGACAGAATAGAGCAGGAAGGAAAACAGATAATAGAGCAGTATTCGACTAAGAAGAAACTGAAGATGAGCTCGCTTTTAAGAAAATTTGAATCTCATCTGGAACACGATTTTATGTCTACTCTATTTAGTCCCGATCCTAATATGCTGCGTCGAGAAGCAGATGTTATTGCTCCAAAGGATACTAAGGACTTGGATCGTATAGCAAGTACGCAAGCACAAGCCCAGAGAAATCTCGCGAGGTACTTGGCTGCTGACTATTTAGACGTCTATGTAGCTACCTCAATGAGGGTCGATGCAGATTTCATATCTGTGAATAGATTCACTCAGAATTTATTTTGTCATCCAGATGTGAAAAAGCTAAACCTAAGATTCTTTAACCCAACTCAAAGTTGGATTGACGATCGAGTAGCAAAAGGATTAGTCGAAGCATTGATGTTGAGGCGCTCTCAAATGACCATATATATGGCTCAGAAAGGAGACACATTTGGTAAAGACTCTGAGGCATCAGTAGCTTTAGGCCAGGGTAAGCCCGTGATTGTTTATGTTCCTAAACTGACATTTAAGAATATAGATTCTGAAATAATAGGGGCATTACCTAGGAGTGAACTAGAAAGATTCATAACTAGTGAAGGAAGTGCTGATGACGTTGAGTCTGACCCTACTATGGATCAAGATGCACTAGTTTCGAGACTGTTAACAATAAGGCTTGAGAAAATTAATGACTCTTCACTAACAACTATCGTGAAAGAGCATTGGGCCGACTTTGATCTTTACGGGGAAGACTTACGTGTTGGTAAAGAAGAAAGTAGTAAAGGAAAGCTTAGGGAAGTTTATCGTTCCTGGTTGGATGATATTATAAAGCATGATCGAAATACGCCCGTTCCAACGGCGATAAAAGCTGATGTTGTAGGTATTCTCGTTGCTACATCTATGCGTTTCGAGGGGCGAGCTAAAGTTTTCCGGGATGTTCATCCTCTAGCTTTACAAGTTATTGTTAGTACAGGCGTTTTGAATGGTATTCTCGTTGCTAGGTCTGTTGATTCTTGTGCGAAGTTAATTGAAAACTTAATTAAAAATGACCTTGAGTTTGAGTTGTGCCCTGAAGCAGAAAACTATCGGTTGGTTGAGCGTAGTACAATGTCAACTGCTCGAGTCATTTCAAGGCACACATTAATTAAAAATTCGTTTTCGTCATTTTATTCAAGAGAAAACAAATAG
- a CDS encoding NADPH-dependent FMN reductase, protein MKIQIVTICGSVRPGNYSNMALALAIDELKKDPKVEVTSIHLEDLDMPLPGLPAKKPEAIKAFQDSVSQATGVLLASPEYHGGISSPMKLAIDNLDFPSKLAGKPVSILGVAAGTIGAVKSSEQLRAICAHVGAVPLPLAVSIPHVHQVFDQNGHCQDPAMEALIRRSATSLLDYINNAVCPKLSLEAILREKESD, encoded by the coding sequence ATGAAGATCCAGATAGTCACCATCTGCGGCAGCGTCAGACCCGGCAACTACAGCAACATGGCCCTGGCCTTGGCCATAGACGAGCTCAAAAAGGACCCCAAGGTAGAAGTGACCTCCATCCACCTTGAGGATTTGGACATGCCACTGCCCGGCTTGCCGGCTAAAAAGCCCGAGGCCATCAAGGCCTTTCAAGACAGCGTCAGCCAGGCCACCGGGGTACTGCTGGCGTCCCCCGAATACCATGGCGGCATCAGCAGCCCCATGAAGCTGGCCATAGACAACCTGGACTTTCCCTCCAAGCTGGCCGGTAAGCCGGTATCCATTCTGGGGGTAGCCGCCGGCACCATTGGGGCGGTCAAATCCAGCGAACAGCTGCGGGCCATCTGCGCCCACGTCGGCGCCGTCCCCTTGCCGCTGGCGGTCTCCATACCCCATGTCCATCAGGTCTTCGACCAGAATGGCCATTGCCAGGACCCCGCCATGGAAGCCCTTATCCGCCGCAGCGCCACCAGTCTGCTGGACTATATCAACAACGCCGTCTGCCCCAAACTGAGCCTGGAAGCCATATTGCGGGAAAAGGAGTCGGATTAG
- a CDS encoding hydrolase, with translation MISESHFSPALGLGNCHAQTVFPTLHRSKPWVATRCEWLATPDGDQLALCTPKPLVDDPHKPLVLVLHGLEGSVNSPYAQGLMDALLKKGYQVAVMHFRGCGGVPNKLPRAYHSGDSEDPRWLAGHLAQRYPRTPLMAVGYSLGGNVLLKWLGEDGQQGLLKAAVAVSAPMDLAACSQRIQSGLSRFYQRHLLQSLKGSLARKAVDPALASAMPDLNNPALFSNFHQFDNQVTAPLHGFNGVADYYSRASSKPLLRHIARPTLILHAKDDPFISTKAIPSEAELSAAVQLELSAQGGHVGFVAGSLWRPRYWLESRIPAFLDQHR, from the coding sequence ATGATCTCGGAAAGCCATTTTTCGCCCGCTTTGGGCCTGGGCAATTGCCACGCCCAGACCGTCTTTCCCACCCTGCACAGGTCCAAACCCTGGGTGGCGACCCGCTGCGAGTGGCTGGCCACTCCGGACGGCGATCAGTTGGCCCTTTGCACCCCCAAGCCTCTGGTTGACGACCCCCACAAGCCCTTGGTGTTGGTATTGCACGGCCTGGAAGGCTCGGTCAATTCCCCCTATGCCCAGGGGCTGATGGACGCCCTGTTGAAAAAGGGCTACCAGGTGGCGGTGATGCATTTTCGCGGCTGCGGCGGTGTGCCCAATAAGCTGCCCCGCGCCTACCACAGCGGCGACAGCGAAGACCCCCGCTGGCTGGCCGGGCACTTGGCCCAGCGCTACCCCAGGACCCCGCTGATGGCAGTGGGCTACTCCCTGGGGGGCAATGTGCTGCTCAAATGGTTGGGGGAAGACGGCCAGCAGGGCCTGCTCAAGGCGGCGGTGGCGGTATCGGCGCCCATGGATCTGGCCGCCTGTTCCCAGCGTATCCAAAGCGGCCTGTCCCGCTTCTACCAGCGCCACCTGCTGCAAAGCCTCAAGGGCAGCCTGGCCCGCAAGGCCGTCGACCCGGCCCTGGCCAGCGCCATGCCGGACTTGAACAACCCGGCGCTGTTTAGCAACTTCCACCAGTTCGACAACCAGGTGACGGCGCCCCTGCACGGTTTTAACGGCGTGGCCGACTACTACAGCCGGGCCTCCAGCAAGCCGCTGCTGCGCCATATCGCCCGGCCAACCCTTATCCTGCACGCCAAGGACGACCCCTTTATCAGCACCAAGGCCATTCCCAGCGAAGCCGAGCTGAGCGCGGCGGTACAGCTGGAGCTGAGCGCCCAAGGGGGCCATGTGGGCTTTGTGGCCGGCAGCCTGTGGCGGCCCCGCTACTGGCTGGAAAGCCGGATCCCCGCCTTCCTGGACCAACACCGCTAA
- a CDS encoding GNAT family N-acetyltransferase, with translation MNWDIKHQQQLSAAELYAALALRTAVFVVEQNCPYQEVDGSDLIGDTYHLLAWEQGKLLAYLRILDPALNKGRVIIGRVVTDASARDRKLGHAMMEKALAFIAERFPGLPVKLGAQAHLQGFYGRYGFVAEGEEYLEDGIAHIDMLKTTE, from the coding sequence ATGAACTGGGATATCAAGCACCAGCAGCAATTGAGTGCCGCCGAGCTGTACGCCGCCCTGGCCCTTCGTACCGCCGTTTTCGTGGTGGAACAAAACTGCCCCTACCAGGAAGTGGACGGCAGCGATCTCATCGGCGACACCTACCACCTGCTGGCCTGGGAGCAAGGCAAGCTCCTCGCTTACCTGCGCATCCTCGACCCGGCTCTGAATAAAGGCCGGGTGATCATAGGCCGGGTTGTAACCGACGCCTCGGCCAGGGACCGCAAACTGGGCCACGCCATGATGGAAAAGGCCCTGGCTTTTATCGCCGAGCGCTTCCCCGGTTTACCCGTGAAATTAGGGGCCCAAGCCCATTTGCAGGGGTTTTATGGGCGCTATGGGTTTGTGGCGGAGGGTGAGGAGTATCTTGAGGATGGGATAGCGCATATAGATATGCTTAAGACCACAGAATAA
- a CDS encoding LysE/ArgO family amino acid transporter, with the protein MFILVFFKGLLTAMGLIIAIGAQNAFVLSQGLKREHHWLVAAVCSFFDLLFILLGVLGLASFLNQMPALVKGLQWLGAAYLLYLAWQAAKRVRDMHSLNALPERRLSRRQALVTALAVTLANPQVFLETAFIIGTLAGDQGPAKWAFAFGAMSTSLLWFFGLSLLASKLAPLLARPRAWQLVDGFTAVLMTVLALMLVF; encoded by the coding sequence ATGTTTATTCTTGTTTTCTTCAAGGGACTGCTGACCGCCATGGGGCTGATCATCGCCATCGGCGCCCAGAATGCCTTTGTGCTCAGCCAGGGACTGAAACGGGAACACCACTGGCTGGTGGCCGCCGTATGCAGCTTCTTCGACCTGCTGTTTATCCTGCTGGGGGTGCTGGGGCTGGCCAGTTTCCTCAACCAGATGCCGGCCCTGGTCAAAGGACTGCAATGGCTGGGGGCCGCCTACCTCTTATACCTGGCCTGGCAGGCTGCCAAGCGGGTCAGGGACATGCACAGTCTCAACGCCCTGCCCGAGCGGCGCCTGAGCCGTCGCCAGGCCCTGGTCACCGCCCTGGCCGTGACCCTGGCCAACCCCCAGGTGTTCTTGGAAACCGCCTTTATCATCGGCACCCTGGCCGGGGACCAAGGCCCCGCCAAATGGGCCTTTGCCTTCGGCGCCATGAGCACCTCATTGCTGTGGTTCTTCGGGCTTAGCCTGCTGGCCAGCAAGCTGGCGCCGCTGCTGGCCCGGCCAAGGGCCTGGCAGTTGGTGGACGGTTTCACGGCGGTATTGATGACGGTGCTGGCCCTGATGCTGGTGTTCTAG
- a CDS encoding YheU family protein, translated as MIVPWQALDADTLQNILEHFVLREGTDYGEQEVSLAAKVEAVKAQLARGEAVLLWSEHHETLNIVSKDQVPHV; from the coding sequence ATGATCGTGCCCTGGCAGGCCCTGGACGCCGACACCCTGCAAAACATACTGGAGCACTTCGTGCTCCGCGAAGGCACCGATTATGGGGAACAGGAAGTGTCCCTGGCCGCCAAGGTAGAGGCCGTCAAGGCCCAACTGGCCAGGGGTGAGGCCGTGCTGCTGTGGTCTGAGCATCACGAAACGTTGAACATCGTCTCCAAGGATCAGGTGCCCCATGTCTAA
- a CDS encoding phosphoribulokinase, with protein sequence MSKRHPVIAVTGSSGAGTTTTSLAFQHIFAAEGVNAAFVNGDAFHRYTRQEMQAAVRRARDEGRHISHFGEESNDLERLEHLFAQYGKQGSGETRKYLHTFDEAVPHNQLPGTFTSWQSLPENTDLMFYEGLHGGVKTDHVDVAQHVDLLIGMVPIVNLEWIQKIIRDTEERGHSREKVRESIVRSMDDYFNFITPQFSRTHINFQRVPMVDTSNPFSAKAIPTADETLVVVRFRNMPQVDFPYLLQMIHGSFISRMNTLVVPGGKMGLAMELILRPLVRKILEQRYA encoded by the coding sequence ATGTCTAAACGCCACCCTGTCATCGCGGTTACCGGCTCCAGCGGCGCCGGTACCACCACCACCAGCCTGGCTTTCCAGCACATTTTCGCCGCCGAAGGGGTCAATGCCGCCTTCGTCAACGGCGACGCCTTTCACCGCTACACCCGCCAGGAAATGCAGGCGGCGGTGCGCCGGGCCCGGGACGAGGGGCGCCATATCAGCCATTTCGGAGAAGAGTCCAACGACCTGGAACGCCTGGAACACCTGTTTGCCCAGTACGGTAAGCAAGGCTCAGGGGAGACCCGCAAATATCTGCACACCTTTGACGAAGCGGTGCCCCACAACCAGCTGCCCGGCACCTTTACCTCCTGGCAGAGCCTGCCGGAGAACACCGACCTGATGTTCTACGAAGGGCTGCACGGCGGCGTGAAGACCGACCATGTGGACGTGGCCCAGCATGTGGACCTGCTGATCGGCATGGTGCCCATCGTCAACCTCGAATGGATCCAGAAGATCATCCGTGACACCGAGGAACGGGGCCACAGCCGCGAGAAGGTGCGCGAGTCCATCGTTCGCTCCATGGACGACTACTTCAACTTCATCACCCCGCAGTTCTCCCGCACCCATATCAACTTCCAGCGGGTGCCCATGGTGGATACCTCCAACCCCTTCTCGGCCAAGGCCATTCCCACCGCCGACGAAACCCTGGTGGTGGTGCGTTTTCGCAACATGCCCCAGGTGGATTTTCCCTACCTGCTGCAGATGATCCACGGCTCCTTCATCTCCCGCATGAACACCCTGGTGGTGCCCGGCGGCAAGATGGGCCTGGCCATGGAGCTGATCCTAAGGCCGCTGGTGCGCAAGATTTTGGAGCAGCGCTATGCATGA